The genomic stretch TACCCTTCCCGCACACGGCCGCACCGCGACACCACTCGGCCCGCACCCAGCACCCACGCGACAACAGAAACCCTAGCCGCTGAGGGTAGTGTGCGGCCATGGCGACGCCGCAGTGGGGAGCGACGATGCTCTCGTGGTCAGAGCAACAACCCTTGATTCCCCAAGGCAACGACAAGAGCTGAAGGTACGAGCAAGCAACTTCTCCTTTCCCTTCTTGTGCATTATCTCTACCTCCTCTCTGAGATCCATTTGTTGGAGCTGAGCTTGGTCTTTCTCCCTCTCAGATCTGGCCATGAGCTCCTCAGCGGGCATGAGCATACGCCCAGACGGAGCTTCTAGGTGGCGTCTTGGGGTCTCGTCGTCGGTGGTGCACAAGGCCTCCACAGCATGAACCCCATCACCATCCACCTCCAAGAGGCCCCAAGAGCGCATCCTGCAGAGGAGCTCCCACATCTGGAGGCCCTAAGAGCGCATCCTGCAAGTGGATCCCTTCTTATCCCCTTGGGAAAATCTCGGGCGGCCTCGGCACGACGGCATGCCTCACCCCTCTCTACTAGCTTCTCTTGGCAGTTCGCACTGGTTTCGATCCTCCAGGTGAGTCGTTCCTTCCCTGTTTTCTACCCTGACCTGCTCCTCATTGCAAACCCTGACCTCTCCTTCTCTCTGTTCCTCAATTCTACACACAACAGACTCCAGCAGTCCCAACCGCAAGACACTCCATCTTAAATTATTTCGTGTGATTGCCCGTGGCTTGTGTTGATCTTGGTTGGAGGGTTGGCTTCTTGTGTGTGATCTCCTCCTTTGCATATACTGTAGTTGGACTCTTGTGATTTAGGTTTCTCTGTTCTTGCAGCAATCACATTACCTTTATGTTATCCATTGAACACTTTGTTTTCTAAGAGCCTGGTGATGGAGTTTATGTAGTGCAGAGAATCAGATTTGTGACCCTAAAAATTAGTTCAAGATATATTAGCAGGACTGTTGTAAGGAGACAAAATAAAGGAAAACTAGCAGCTTTAAGCTTCAGCTGACACTTAAGCCtaactaaaaaaataaatagatcCGTATAATAGTGGAATGATGCTTAGATATGGGAACTTGTGAGGTTCTTTTCTTTCTAGCATTTTTCTTACCACAATAGTGATAACTCTCTTTACAAGCCTTCTCCATATATTTGTGGAGCTACTTGCTTTTCACATACCCATTTTAATAGCTTTAGTTATTCCTTTGGATAATTTGTAGACAGATTAACTGTGCCTAGCCTGAACTTACCTATTCATTATATTTATGTTTATTTATGTATTATTTTTCTTCTATTGTTGTGCTGTTTTGCAGAGGTTGGAGTTGTTGCTACTGTATGTGCATCTACAACATTGCAAGTGTAAGTTTGTCATCCCTATTGACAACTGAACCTGCACTTTCCTGAAATTTCATAGAATTTCTACTGGTCCTTAGGTATTCCAgttttccttttccatgttttgtATTTTTGTCAATACCTTTGAATTCAAACCTTTCGTCATAAAAGTTGGGATCATTTCAAAGCATGTCCATCTAAGTCATTAGTAAGAAATGGGTATGCAGTTTGCTCCAAGAAAATCTACCATGTAGGCATTGATGTTATATGTCGATGAGCTATTCTTTCCTTGCATAGTGCACCTTTTATCCAGTGATGTATAATTATAATTTACAATACCAATGTGGCCAACAAGTTACATACTTACCTTCCTCACTCATGGTTGATAGGTTGCTGCAAGGTTGATAGCAGAAGATCATTATCAAGGTTAGGCAGGCAAATGGTATCACTTGTCTGATGTCTGTGTGCTCTACTGCTATTTAAATTCTTACAGTAAGTAAAGATCTTGTCTATTGCAGGTCTCTCCATTAATGACTTTGATGTTCTATCATATTTTAACCTCAGATATTCTGATAAAGCATATAGGCGAGAGTAGCATCTTATACTTTTATGTGTTGTTAGATGTTCTGATTTGAAAATCTCATTGAGATGTCTAAATTTACTTCTCCAGTTTCTTGCGGATCTTGCTCATATGAGATGTACAAGTTTATCTCCAGGCAACTTGTTTTTTTTTGCTTGCATTACAGTAAGCAGGTTGCTTTAGATCACCACATTACAAATGCTCCTTATAGCAATGTACTATTCAGAATAGAAATAAAATGTGTTGCGCCATCTATTCCACAACCACTATTTCTCAAGGTTCAATGGTCCATAAAAAATACTTATAGGCAAATATTTTAGTACAATGATCTTTTTACGATGATATCTTGGCCGAAACAGATCGTCAATTCTATTCTGCTTCACATGTCTGAGTAATCTATTTATTCATGGGCACGTGCTCAGCTTGACATGTCTGAGAAATGCTCACTCACATATGTTAATTTCATGTGCTGCTAAACTAGGATCCTTGCTTagtatttataatttattttaggGCTGTTAGCAGTGGGTTAAAGTATCTCTAGATTGCAATTTCTTATTTGCAGAAGACTTTTCGTAATGTGCAGggaaattttttaggtgtcaaTTGAGTGTGTGTATGCATCCAATTGCTTAGTATTTTAGTGACTTGttctaattattattttatagtaAAACATATATACCAATTTTTAGGTTGTGGAGATGATGAATTCTTGCATGGCTGAAAGGACAAAGATAAAAAGTGAAGAAGAAAATAATAAGATTCTGCTGAATGAGACTTGAGAGAGAAGATTGCAAAATCACACGTGTTTATTCAACAATCCTTATGTATTGTCCACTTGTTGTTTATATGGTTACAACTTAGTTGGCTGTAATTATGAAGTATGTATGGAAATATAATACAATTATTGGTTAGTGTTCATATTGCCATTTGTTCTTGTATTGCTTATACATGATTATTAAAGTTACTTTGTTCTTGAAATCACGGTAGGGCGTCTGAAGGGTGGCTGCTGTTCTagtgcatctaaagattcgatgtgacgggaaatgtgaaaaattttgcaaaattttctgggaactaaacaaggccttgagtgGTGTGATCTGGGTTCGACTCCCGACGACAATACCTCGTCGGACTCCGGCAGCACCTCAACGGACTCTGGTGCCATCTCAGAGTTCAGCGCTCTCTCCGAGTCGAGCTCCATCTGCGAGTGCAGCAGCGCCATCTGTGGTAGcttaagtttggttttggtaattaataataccaagttgctaatgtttcatgtttaagtgatttgagttagacaaagcaacacatgtgataaaGGTGCAAGATGGCATgtaaaggtggccacatgatcataaAAGAGATGAAATATGAAgtagagatcatggtgatagaaaaggagtaaagtgatcaaggcaaagatataaacatagggttttgcttttgccggtctaagttgagtagacaAGTgtttgaccggatttaggatagatagccgactattaaGAGGGaaaatcatggtcatctctcTAATCaggtgctactaggtctatatcttgagcatatgcattaggatctagtaaagtgctaacctaactcatttgatgaaaatgtttgtgaaaagctaacacacatgcactttggtggtggtcacttggtggtgttaggaCATTTACAATGGAGGTGGAGTTCTTAGGGTTGAGAAGcacttttgagaaaataaaatgcatattttctattacgcTGGTGGGAAATTTGAAGAAGTCGCGAGATTGTTTCTGAGAAACACTTTCCGGACGCAGGTCGCGGAGACACCTGAGGCTGTCCTTAGCGTCCGATGTACTATCGGTGTCTGGCTCAGTGAGCAGAGCACACCGGACgtgcagcaccggacgcaggtggtTTGCTGTTCGTGCGTCTAGTGTTTGTTAGGGTCAGCGAACAAGTCTATGAGGGTTTCTGACAAAGCACgagacgcaccggagtgagtccggtgctcagcgtccgatgTTTGAgtattttgcaaccctctctacgTCTGTGTCCGGTGAGtacaggacgcgtccggtgttcgGCCTCCGGTGATTCCACGTCTTTGCAATTCTCTCTGCGCATAGGTCCGGTGAGTACCGAacacgtccggtgctcacttgaccTCGTCCGGTAGCTTGCAGGTGACTGTTAGAGATCGACATACGAGAGTCGAAAGGACGACATGTGGCCGTCTtcagggcaccggacgcagggtccgagcgtccggtggctccctgttgtACATCCGATGACCTCGAGTTCAGGCTAgtaaaagagccaacgactctatttgttgaggggcttataaataggaaCTGGCCGACTTtgggggttctctcttgcatATTTGatcacttgagacatacattgagctagagaacactccctccactcatatccttgcttgattgctaatcttagtgagtttgagtgagattcaagtgcattgcattgagagttgcatctagtggcacttgatccttgagtttgctgcagatttcttgttactcttaggtGTTTCCCGAATCCCGACACcctagcggtggtgttgagctcgtgattggagattgtttcgagcctcaccaagtgatttatgAAGGGTTCTTGAGCCATCCCTGCGGGAGattgcaattggctactctagtggattgctcgtggcttggaggatccccatattgtgagtggatgtgcggcacccgctgatggGGACATCGCCTACCACTAAAAAACATAGCCCCATTAAATTCGTAGGATTGAGTCGTCAAATCTCGAGATTCATTAAGTCACCACAGGCGTCAGGATTTAGCTGACAGATCTCGAGATTCACGAAGTCACCACAGGGGTCTAGCTATCGACGGGGACGTCGCCTACTACCCAAAGCATAGCGCCATTAAATTCtagaataaatctagaaaaatacAAGCACCCGTATCAAGTCGAAGCTTTGAATTTGGCTGCCAGGTTCTACCACAAGAAACCTATAGATTAGTTCACAATTTGAGGATTTTTTATGAGCTACTCTCTCCGTCGAGGAAAGAATACAATTATAGCACGGTACCATTGTTTAGAATCTTATAAGCTTATcaattatagataaaaaagtatcaatatttatgataccaaataaaTACCATTAGATTGATTATAAAACCTAGGCTAAGCCTAGGCAAATTACCCGATACCCATTACCCGTACCCGAATTATTCAGACCCAGACCCAAATTACCCAAACCCAATGTACCCAATCCTAAATTCGCATAGCGACTTTGATTACCCAaaattagtttgggtaattTAGGTAATATCCTCCTGTACCCGAACTATCCGAATTACCCAAACATTTGTCTATGTCTTTGTATTTAATGTATTGTTAGTTAAACattagaacttatcaatttattagcatataattctctttgtttgaacaagtgatcgtaatatattattctctacaaaatgctattgaaaatctatacaaattgctgctgaaattatatataaattgctattgaaattttgtGTAGTGTGTTGTCTTATGAAAATTCGGGTAAATCGGGAATACTCGAACCCGAATTATCGGGTACCCGAAATTGCGGGTAGTGTTTTTTCGAGACTAATATCGAGTAACAATTTTCATTACCCGAATTTTTAATTACCGAATTACCCGACCCGAAAAAATCGGGTAACCCGAACGCCCAGGCttaatctaggccttgtttagatccgaattttttttggattttgacactgtagcactttcgtttttatttgacaaatattatccaatcatagagtaactagggcttaaaagattcgtctcgcgatttacagataaactatgcaattagtttttattttcatctatatttaatgttctatgcatgtgccgcaaaatttgatgtgaagggaattcttgaaaagtttttggtttttggggtgaactgaaCAAAGCCCTATTTTCGTAAAACAAGTAACTTGAAGTTATAAATGTCAATGGAGTAAAGTCCACtagcggtccctaaacttgtgctgtcgtgtcatctcggtccctaaactcacaaatcgattgtttaggtcctcaaacttgttcatctgtgtcatctcggtccctaaacttattcaattgtgtcatcccggtccctaaacttagaaatcatatcctcaaagttgttcagttgtgtcatctcggtccctaagcttggttttgaatctcatctgggtcaaaacaaagTGATCTAAcaactctatatcaaaaaataattcataacttttccatatgaactcaaataaagacaaattttataccaaagttatagtcctcagcacaatctacaactttgtagttgaaaagttttttatttgaagtcgtttagtgttataaaatttaattttaaactttaaattttaaaatctataaacttataaaaaatattttgggaacctaaacgaatttaatttaaaaacttttcaactgcaaagttgtagatcatgttgctgcctacaattttgatataaagtttatcttcatttgagttcatatgaaaaagttatgaattatttttcaatatagagtttttagattcgtcCTGTTCCGACCCAGataagacttaaaaacaagtttagggaccgggatgacacaactgaacaagtttgaggacctatatgggagatttttaagtttagagaccaggatgacacaaccgaacaagtttaggtacctaaacggtcattttgcgagtttaaggaccgggatgacacatccgaacaagtttagggaccgctgATGGACTGTATtaactagaaatttggtcaaacgtgaactaCTTTTCCTGACAAGCAGCTCGTAGTTGCATCCTTTCTTGGATGAAGCGGGCCTATTCAGCTCACAGCCCACCAAGGCTCTTTCTCAGCCCAGTAGTCACGGCCTCCGGTTCAAATACCCCATGACAGCGCGGGCCCACAGACCGAGGCTGCTGCACTGCACTTGTGTTCTTGTGCGGCAGGCTGGCCTAGGCGACCCGAGTTCCGCTTCCGCCGCTCCCCATCAGCCATCAGGCCATCGCACCAAACGGACCCGGCCCCCAGCTCTCTGTGGCCTGCGCCTCTGCGCCTGCGGTGCGCCGGTGCCCGTCCCACCACCGTCCGCCCAACCTGCTGCGCCCCAGTCGCCCACTACCGCAGATAGCACAGACGGAGGAAGGCGGAAGCCGATGGCCGCCGTGGCAAGCCCCGCCCTCCGGCTCCGCCCGAGGGCCGCCTCTACGTCggcgccctcctcctcctccgcccctCCTCGCTGTCGCTTCGGCTCCTTCTCTCACTCCTGTTTCAAGGCAATTCCTCTCCTCCCCTCCTTATACCCCTAAGAAAATTCCCTTTAAAATGTTGcttgtctagtactactagtATAATACTCCCTcgatcccaaattgtaagtcattccaagaatcttagagagttcaacttttcaaagttggaccaaatttatatgataaaataataattattatgataccaactaaatatcattagattctttcttaattatattttcatagtatactcactttaggttacaaatcttagtattttactctgtaattttggtcaaacatgaaaatgttttgactctccaagattcttggaacgacttacaatttggaatggagggagtattttgtTTGGTAGGGTTTTGTTTGCTTGATTGTCCCAATCCCTCCTCCCTGTACACATGATCTAGCCGGATGGAAGACTCGAATCTCTCTTGGTAACGGTGGCCATGTGCCAATGGGTTTGTCATGAAAGTTCAGAGAGGGATAACATTCAGAGTTTGCTTTAAGAAGTTCGGCAGTAACTTGGTGTCTTTTTAATCATAGAAGGATAGGTACCCATATTCGCGTCAAGGACTTAACTTGGCTGGCCCAGGCTGAGAATTCCCTTTACATGCCTCCAGTCACAAGTGCCTATCTATACTCCATATACTCAGTGTAGTTCTGCGCGATATTAGCTCTTCTAGATGCTTAAAATTGTTTGATTTTGTTATATTGACTAGTGCACTGGCATCGCTTATATATCTCAGTTTGCGAGGCCATTTCCAGTTCAGAGAGTCAATGGAAGTGCGACGCAGCATTTAGGTACACTAAAAGGTAAGTACTTCACATTCTCCATCTGCTTTTCCAGAGGAACTTTGTTGAATTAGAGTAGCACTCTGTGCTGATCTTTTACTACACGCTAGCAGGTCAAGTCTTAAGCAGCATCGGTGGCCATGATGGACGACTTCATATTAAGAGGACTATATGCTTCGCTGCTACCGACAAGCAAGAGCCAGTCGTTTCAATTACCTCAGACATGCCGGTTTTGCAAGAGACAGAAAGTGGTATTAAAGTAAGCCCTGCATCTGAAAACTCCTACTTCGCTGGCAGAGGTGCTGGTAAACCAGGATTCATCTCTTTTCATGGAAGCAGCTTCCAAAAGACAACTGTAGAGAGCGTGCCACATCCTGGAAAGGAAGCTTCTAGATTAGTTTGGTTTATTGGCCCTACTATCCTCGTGTCTTTCTTGGTTCTTCCATCTCTTTACTTGCGCAAAGTACTCTCAGCCGTGTTTGAAGATTCCTTGTTGACAGGTATGCTTTCTTTCATAGTTTCAGGACTGCTGTTTCCTTTCTAGATTATGGATGTTTCGTGATGATTATAGCTTTACAGTTTTCCCCCATAAATTGCAGACTTCCAGTACTAAACTTAGATAATTACTCCCACCCCCACCATTGTTACAGTATGTTGCCTCAATGACCGCTGTGGTGTTTCCTTTCTAGATTAGGGATGTTTCATAATGATTATAGCTTGTCAGTCATTTTTTCACAAATTGCAGACTTCCAGTAGTAAACTTTACCCTCCAGTGTTACAGTTTGCCACAATGACCTATCTGTCATCTTTCACATAATTCATTTTTTACAATTAATGTCTTTTCTAAAAATCAGCAATATCCCCATCCACTGTAGGAAAATGCAGTACTTGATggattttgtttttcttctttGCAGATTTTCTTATACTATTCTTTACCGAGGCTTTGTTTTATGGAGGAGTTGCAATTTTTGTCTTCTTGATTGATAAAGTCTGGAGACCTTTGCAACAAGTAGCACCAAAGAGTTACATTTGGTCAAAATCCAGATTCTTCCGTATTTCTTCAGTAACAACAATGGTTCTGAGCTTGATAATACCTCTTTTAACAATGGGCATGGTATGGCCCTGGACTGGACCAGCAGCATCAGCGACTCTTGCCCCTTATTTGGTTGGACtcgttgtacagtttgcatttGAACAGTACGCACGGCATAGGAAATCACCTTCTTGGCCGGTGATTCCTATTATCTTCAAGGTAATTTTGTTCTTAAATTTGTATTGGTATGATTGCATCATGAACTATTAGTGTTATTAATTGTGCTTTCCAGTTATACTCTGGGCAGCACGGATACGGATACGCGTATCAGTATCGGAAGGATACGGATACGCGGATACGgcaattttctaaaaaatctGATACGCGGATACGTTTTACTattttaaaaattaaaaagataATAATGCATATTAAAACTAATAATAATAGAACATTGCAGTCTACTTAACTACTTAAGTTCTATTATTATGTTTTACTCTTAATAAACGGCATTCAGCCTCTCATCAACTCCCTATTTCCTCAATTGTTTCACTCTCATCCAAAACAGCAAGCTGCAGAGTAGATCGAGTAGATCGAGAATGGAAAAAAGAGACGCCATCTACTCGTATTTGGAGACACGCCAGACACCATCCACTGCATACAAAGAAAATCAGGCAACAAGAAAGTAAGAAATGCAAAAACAGAGTAGATCAAGAATGGACAGACGAAGAGGAAGTGCGGACCAAAGAAATCAAACAACAATATGAGTGAAGGGGGGATGAACTCACGGGAATAGGGAAGGGGGGATGAACTCACGGGATGGGAGGTCGCTGGACACCTGGATCCAAGTTGCAGGGCAGGGACTTTGCCGGCGGCCGGGcggagctcgtcgccggcgagcggGGGCGGAGCTCGTCGCCGGCTAGCGGGGGCGGAGACTCGTTGCCAGCGGCCGACGGCCAGCGAGCAGGACAAGGCATCACCGCGCGTGTTCGCTGGAGGCGGCACGAAGTGCGGGCGTCGGGGCCTGGCGTTGGGGATAGAGGAAGGGAGTGCACGCGTGTTGGGCTGGGCCGTATCGAATGGGCAGATACGTATCGGCCGACGTACTCAATATTCACGAAATTAACAAAAAATCGG from Sorghum bicolor cultivar BTx623 chromosome 3, Sorghum_bicolor_NCBIv3, whole genome shotgun sequence encodes the following:
- the LOC110434058 gene encoding uncharacterized protein LOC110434058 isoform X1 gives rise to the protein MAAVASPALRLRPRAASTSAPSSSSAPPRCRFGSFSHSCFKFARPFPVQRVNGSATQHLGTLKAGQVLSSIGGHDGRLHIKRTICFAATDKQEPVVSITSDMPVLQETESGIKVSPASENSYFAGRGAGKPGFISFHGSSFQKTTVESVPHPGKEASRLVWFIGPTILVSFLVLPSLYLRKVLSAVFEDSLLTDFLILFFTEALFYGGVAIFVFLIDKVWRPLQQVAPKSYIWSKSRFFRISSVTTMVLSLIIPLLTMGMVWPWTGPAASATLAPYLVGLVVQFAFEQYARHRKSPSWPVIPIIFKVYRLHQLNRAAQLVTALTFSVRGTETTSQTLAIMNSLGALLTVLQILGVICVWSLSSFLMRFLPSSDIPDP
- the LOC110434058 gene encoding uncharacterized protein LOC110434058 isoform X2; the encoded protein is MAAVASPALRLRPRAASTSAPSSSSAPPRCRFGSFSHSCFKFARPFPVQRVNGSATQHLGTLKGQVLSSIGGHDGRLHIKRTICFAATDKQEPVVSITSDMPVLQETESGIKVSPASENSYFAGRGAGKPGFISFHGSSFQKTTVESVPHPGKEASRLVWFIGPTILVSFLVLPSLYLRKVLSAVFEDSLLTDFLILFFTEALFYGGVAIFVFLIDKVWRPLQQVAPKSYIWSKSRFFRISSVTTMVLSLIIPLLTMGMVWPWTGPAASATLAPYLVGLVVQFAFEQYARHRKSPSWPVIPIIFKVYRLHQLNRAAQLVTALTFSVRGTETTSQTLAIMNSLGALLTVLQILGVICVWSLSSFLMRFLPSSDIPDP